One stretch of Candidatus Baltobacteraceae bacterium DNA includes these proteins:
- a CDS encoding rubrerythrin family protein, whose amino-acid sequence MKDLKGTKTHGNLKDAFAGESQANRRYLYFAKVADVEGHPDIAGLFRDTAEGETGHAHGHLDYLKIVGDPATDQRIGDTSLNLKSAVHGETHEYTNMYPGMAKTARDEGFSEIADWFETLAKAEKSHAGRFEKALATIA is encoded by the coding sequence ATGAAAGACCTCAAGGGCACAAAGACTCACGGCAATCTCAAAGACGCATTCGCCGGCGAAAGCCAAGCGAATCGGCGTTATCTCTATTTCGCCAAGGTCGCCGACGTCGAAGGCCATCCCGATATCGCCGGACTCTTTCGCGACACGGCGGAAGGTGAGACCGGCCACGCACATGGTCACCTCGACTATCTGAAGATCGTCGGCGATCCCGCCACAGATCAGCGCATCGGCGACACGTCGCTGAATCTGAAGTCGGCCGTGCACGGCGAAACGCACGAATACACCAACATGTATCCCGGTATGGCCAAGACCGCGCGCGACGAGGGGTTCTCCGAGATCGCGGATTGGTTCGAAACGCTCGCTAAGGCTGAGAAGTCGCACGCCGGACGTTTCGAAAAAGCGCTGGCAACGATCGCGTAG
- the selD gene encoding selenide, water dikinase SelD, whose product MASQIRLTSLSSTSGUASKVGAADLAQVLRRIPATQDENVLVGIETKDDAGVYRLRDDLALVQTVDFFTPIVDDPFDYGRIAAVNSLSDIYAMGATPLTALNICAFPVEEVDAEILGRILEGGSAIAKQAGVSLLGGHTVKDAEPKYGWAVTGTVDPKKMVTNAGSRPGDLLILTKPIGTGILTTARKRDLIDDAALQPAIDSMLTLNADAARAMVEVGVNAATDITGFGLLGHAGEMMQASHVGFALDAVSIPIFDRVLDLIKSDCIPGGTKDNAKAHAAFTRFADHIDPAVRMVLSDAQTSGGLLISVPRENAKKLLGAIGPSAQIIGVVLTGDGISVG is encoded by the coding sequence ATGGCATCACAGATTCGGCTGACTTCGCTGTCCTCAACCTCGGGTTGAGCTAGCAAAGTCGGAGCCGCCGACCTGGCGCAGGTCCTGCGCCGCATACCCGCTACTCAAGATGAGAACGTCCTCGTCGGTATCGAGACGAAGGATGACGCTGGCGTTTACCGTTTGCGCGACGACCTTGCGCTGGTACAAACGGTCGACTTCTTCACGCCGATCGTCGACGACCCGTTCGACTACGGACGCATTGCCGCGGTCAATTCGCTGTCTGATATCTATGCGATGGGCGCGACACCGTTAACGGCTCTTAACATATGTGCGTTTCCGGTTGAGGAAGTCGATGCTGAGATTCTTGGACGCATTCTGGAAGGCGGCTCCGCGATCGCGAAGCAAGCCGGCGTCTCATTGCTGGGAGGCCACACCGTCAAGGATGCCGAGCCCAAGTACGGATGGGCCGTAACCGGCACCGTTGACCCGAAGAAAATGGTCACCAACGCCGGCTCGCGGCCCGGCGATTTGTTGATTCTCACGAAGCCCATCGGCACCGGAATCCTGACGACCGCGCGCAAGCGCGATCTGATCGATGACGCTGCACTCCAACCTGCGATCGATTCGATGCTGACGCTCAATGCCGACGCAGCGCGCGCGATGGTCGAGGTCGGGGTCAACGCGGCGACCGACATTACCGGCTTCGGGCTGCTCGGCCATGCCGGCGAGATGATGCAAGCCTCGCACGTCGGGTTCGCGCTCGATGCGGTCTCGATTCCGATCTTCGACCGCGTCCTCGACTTGATCAAGAGCGACTGCATTCCGGGCGGAACGAAGGACAACGCCAAGGCGCACGCAGCGTTCACGCGCTTCGCCGACCATATCGATCCGGCCGTGCGTATGGTGCTCTCCGACGCGCAGACGTCGGGGGGACTGTTGATCTCAGTACCGCGCGAGAACGCGAAGAAACTACTCGGCGCAATCGGACCCTCGGCTCAAATCATCGGCGTGGTCCTGACGGGCGACGGAATCAGCGTCGGTTAA
- a CDS encoding anaerobic glycerol-3-phosphate dehydrogenase subunit C, whose protein sequence is MKSQQPTDGLSYNATEAKYWDPSALEVEVERAFDICNGCRLCFNQCPSFPAMFESMDRVDGDVAKVAPEEREKVVDLCYNCKMCEVRCPYTTRDKHEFKLDFARLMMRAKTVRAKQHGIKLRDKMLGNPDLLGKAGSLTPALANASCHNRAQRIMMEKFLGIHRDKKLPDFANESFEKWLSRNPLPAAPPSPAAKVVLFPTCFVNYYNPGPGKAAVDVLAKNSCTITCPKQNCCGMPALDGGDVEFARKQARQNIETFMPYVRQGYKIAAINPTCSMTMKMEYPDILTPEETQEFSAAVVDVHELLWSLKLANTFSRDFRSSPKSVAYHVPCHLKYQQIGFRSRDLMRLIPETEVTTVDACTAHDGTWAMKREYFELSMKWGKKAFDGLTDAGANIMATDCPLSAVQIEQATGVKPIHPIEVLARAYKDDGFD, encoded by the coding sequence ATCAAATCTCAGCAGCCCACGGACGGGCTCAGTTATAACGCGACCGAAGCGAAGTACTGGGACCCGTCCGCGCTCGAGGTTGAAGTCGAGCGCGCGTTCGACATCTGCAACGGATGCCGTTTGTGCTTCAATCAGTGTCCCTCGTTTCCGGCGATGTTCGAATCGATGGACCGCGTCGACGGCGACGTGGCAAAAGTGGCGCCGGAGGAGCGCGAGAAGGTCGTCGATCTCTGCTACAACTGCAAGATGTGCGAGGTTCGCTGCCCGTACACGACACGCGACAAACACGAGTTTAAGCTTGACTTCGCGCGCTTGATGATGCGCGCCAAGACCGTGCGCGCAAAGCAACACGGCATCAAGCTGCGTGACAAAATGCTGGGCAATCCCGATTTGCTCGGGAAAGCCGGCTCGCTCACGCCGGCACTCGCGAACGCGTCATGCCATAATCGCGCGCAGCGGATCATGATGGAAAAATTTCTCGGGATTCACCGCGACAAGAAGCTGCCGGACTTTGCAAACGAGAGCTTCGAGAAGTGGCTGAGCCGCAATCCGCTTCCGGCAGCTCCACCGTCTCCCGCCGCCAAGGTGGTACTTTTTCCGACGTGCTTCGTGAACTACTACAATCCCGGACCGGGCAAAGCAGCCGTCGACGTGCTCGCCAAGAACTCGTGCACGATCACGTGTCCGAAGCAAAATTGCTGCGGCATGCCGGCGCTCGACGGCGGTGACGTCGAATTCGCGCGCAAACAGGCGCGTCAAAACATTGAAACGTTCATGCCGTACGTGCGGCAAGGCTACAAGATCGCAGCCATTAACCCCACGTGCTCGATGACGATGAAGATGGAATATCCGGACATCCTCACACCGGAAGAAACGCAAGAATTCTCTGCTGCCGTCGTGGACGTTCACGAGCTGTTGTGGTCGCTCAAGCTGGCCAATACGTTTTCACGTGATTTCCGCAGCTCGCCGAAGTCGGTCGCGTATCACGTGCCGTGCCATCTGAAGTATCAGCAGATCGGTTTTCGTTCGCGCGATCTCATGCGTCTGATACCGGAGACGGAGGTTACGACCGTCGATGCGTGCACGGCGCACGACGGCACGTGGGCGATGAAGCGTGAGTATTTCGAGCTTTCGATGAAATGGGGAAAGAAGGCGTTCGACGGATTGACCGACGCCGGCGCAAATATCATGGCGACGGATTGTCCGCTCTCGGCCGTCCAGATCGAGCAGGCAACCGGCGTGAAGCCGATTCATCCGATCGAGGTCCTGGCTCGCGCGTATAAAGACGATGGGTTCGACTAA
- a CDS encoding DUF3501 family protein, with protein MSGPSTTGPSGPYARDDKVIKPITIEQIMPFAQWERLRPVLRPLFIHEKERRRLRVGEHLTFLFENALSVWYQVEEMLRVERITAQDAIEHELETYNDLLPREDELSATMLIEYEDAAERDAALKTLVGFERHVHLIAGDRKISPIFAQAQIATDAVSAVQFVRFPLPRGLGEKLVELATAGKLAIEVDHPSMSAKATIGVDLAKSLLEDIR; from the coding sequence TTGAGCGGTCCCTCGACTACGGGCCCTTCGGGTCCCTACGCTCGGGATGACAAGGTCATAAAACCGATCACGATCGAGCAAATCATGCCGTTCGCGCAGTGGGAGCGTTTGCGTCCCGTGCTGCGGCCGCTGTTCATTCACGAGAAAGAACGCCGCCGGCTCCGCGTCGGTGAGCATTTAACGTTCTTGTTCGAAAACGCGCTGAGCGTTTGGTATCAGGTCGAAGAGATGCTGCGTGTCGAACGCATCACCGCGCAAGATGCGATCGAGCACGAGCTGGAGACATACAACGATCTCCTTCCGCGTGAAGATGAGCTTTCAGCGACGATGCTCATCGAATACGAAGATGCCGCCGAGCGCGACGCCGCTCTGAAAACACTCGTCGGGTTCGAGCGTCACGTTCACTTGATCGCCGGCGATCGCAAAATTTCTCCGATATTTGCTCAGGCGCAGATCGCAACCGACGCGGTCAGCGCGGTGCAGTTCGTGCGCTTTCCGCTACCGCGCGGACTCGGCGAAAAACTCGTCGAGCTCGCCACAGCTGGCAAGCTCGCAATCGAAGTCGATCATCCCTCCATGTCCGCGAAGGCGACGATCGGCGTGGATTTAGCAAAGAGTTTGCTCGAGGATATCAGATAA
- a CDS encoding CvpA family protein, with protein MTWPDILILAVLLIGALKGFKRGLVSEIGGFIAIILAFWAGLHYNGGFDDLVQHVTRTTQGSAHVIAAIAFAITIYIVLLVLSNVLSVFAKLPVLGLANNLLGIPIGILKAAILVWAVIYVALLFPLPPDVRSDLRHSQLVAMATQPNAQVDATIVESLPWFARPFVQGFLKSNRV; from the coding sequence ATGACGTGGCCTGATATCCTGATCCTCGCCGTTCTCCTCATCGGAGCCCTCAAAGGGTTCAAGCGCGGACTCGTTTCTGAGATCGGCGGTTTCATCGCAATCATTCTTGCGTTCTGGGCCGGACTGCACTACAACGGCGGGTTCGACGATCTGGTGCAGCACGTCACGAGGACGACGCAAGGCTCCGCGCACGTCATCGCTGCGATCGCGTTCGCGATCACGATCTACATCGTCTTGCTCGTGCTGTCCAATGTGCTCTCGGTGTTTGCGAAACTTCCGGTGCTCGGTCTCGCAAATAATCTGCTCGGGATTCCGATCGGAATCTTGAAAGCCGCCATTTTGGTATGGGCCGTCATCTATGTTGCGTTGCTATTTCCGCTGCCGCCTGACGTACGCAGCGATCTGCGCCACTCACAGCTCGTCGCGATGGCGACGCAGCCCAACGCACAGGTCGACGCGACGATCGTCGAATCGCTGCCGTGGTTCGCGCGGCCGTTCGTTCAGGGTTTTCTAAAGAGCAACCGAGTTTAG
- a CDS encoding TRAP transporter substrate-binding protein, with translation MKVSRKVFATSAVSALSSIAVIRAPARAAQFQMKIGHNLPVDHPVNVRSVQMWDAVRKETAGQLDVQIFPNNQLGGDSAMLSQVRSGALQFMFAGSGPLSSLHNLCAIEETPFVWRTNADALRAMDNDLGDYVRKELRAKTGLVSMRHEWLLGFRQITSSNHPIRVAEDLVGFKIRVSASRIILDTFRALGASPVPLNFSESYTAMQTHVVDGQEGPYSTIELGRLYEVQKYLSVSNHIWGSYFLIANGDAWKSLPGDVQAVIEKNAEKYALLQRRDEEILDASVSNKLKRQGLAFNECDVASFRTKLASQDFYVHTKAEYGDPAWSLMEKYSGKIG, from the coding sequence GTGAAGGTTTCCCGCAAAGTTTTCGCCACGAGCGCCGTGAGCGCACTCTCGAGCATTGCCGTGATCCGTGCACCTGCCCGTGCAGCTCAGTTTCAAATGAAGATCGGACACAATCTTCCGGTCGATCATCCCGTCAACGTGCGCTCGGTCCAAATGTGGGATGCGGTTCGCAAAGAGACCGCTGGGCAGCTCGACGTACAGATCTTCCCCAACAATCAGCTCGGCGGCGACAGCGCGATGCTGTCGCAGGTGCGTTCCGGCGCACTGCAGTTCATGTTTGCGGGAAGTGGCCCGCTTTCGTCGCTCCACAACCTTTGCGCGATTGAAGAGACGCCGTTTGTATGGCGAACCAATGCAGACGCGTTGCGAGCCATGGACAACGATCTTGGCGACTATGTCCGTAAGGAGCTGCGAGCCAAAACGGGACTCGTATCGATGCGCCACGAGTGGCTTCTCGGATTTCGGCAGATTACGTCGTCAAATCACCCGATCCGAGTTGCAGAAGACTTGGTCGGTTTCAAGATTCGCGTATCGGCTTCGCGGATTATCCTCGACACGTTCAGAGCGCTCGGAGCTTCGCCCGTGCCGCTCAATTTCTCCGAGAGCTATACGGCGATGCAAACGCACGTTGTCGACGGCCAGGAAGGTCCGTATTCGACGATCGAGCTTGGGCGTTTATACGAAGTCCAGAAGTACCTGAGCGTGAGCAACCATATTTGGGGTTCGTACTTCCTCATTGCAAACGGAGACGCGTGGAAGTCATTGCCGGGCGACGTACAGGCAGTCATCGAGAAAAATGCCGAAAAGTATGCGTTGCTCCAGCGGCGAGACGAAGAAATTCTGGATGCATCCGTCTCCAACAAGCTCAAGCGCCAGGGGCTCGCCTTTAACGAATGCGACGTCGCCTCGTTTCGAACGAAGCTCGCGTCCCAGGATTTCTACGTCCACACGAAAGCCGAGTATGGCGACCCGGCGTGGAGCCTCATGGAGAAGTACTCGGGCAAGATCGGCTAG
- a CDS encoding MFS transporter, which translates to MAVPPVLPAIHQDLTLSEAAVGALTGLPILIMSVAAIAGSALIARIGARRAWIVGLLLIAVCGAARGAGPSIGMLFVMTVLMGIGVAICQPASPTIVGEWFPSSIGFATAIYVNGLLVGETLSAAFTIPYVLPLLHSSWEWSFVFWSLPVALSVALLALFSRERLAARTASAQWWPNWRDGLLWRLGIIQAGASIAYWAANAFIPDYLHAIGRHEMIAPSLAVINLGQLPASFATLFFAQRLAGRRDVFFYTGAIAIAGLGLFIFVPNWSGIVGIGLVGAATSFTMVMVLAILPMAAKQDDVHHLTAGVLTISYGATFIGNFLSGVLWDTTHAPLAAFLPIFAGMLVLVAGAMGKWKVAVT; encoded by the coding sequence TTGGCCGTCCCGCCGGTCTTGCCGGCTATTCATCAAGACCTCACGCTCAGCGAAGCGGCCGTCGGTGCGCTCACGGGATTGCCGATTCTCATCATGAGCGTCGCGGCAATCGCCGGTTCGGCGCTGATCGCGCGCATCGGCGCGCGACGCGCGTGGATCGTGGGGTTGCTACTCATCGCAGTCTGCGGTGCAGCGCGCGGCGCCGGTCCGTCGATTGGCATGTTGTTCGTGATGACGGTTCTCATGGGAATCGGCGTGGCCATCTGTCAGCCGGCATCGCCGACCATCGTCGGAGAATGGTTTCCAAGCTCGATCGGTTTCGCAACGGCGATCTATGTCAACGGTTTGCTGGTCGGCGAAACATTGAGCGCCGCGTTCACGATTCCGTATGTTCTCCCGCTCTTGCACTCGAGCTGGGAATGGAGTTTTGTCTTCTGGTCCCTGCCCGTTGCGCTCTCGGTCGCGCTGCTCGCACTGTTCTCGCGCGAACGGCTTGCGGCGCGCACGGCCTCCGCCCAGTGGTGGCCGAATTGGCGCGACGGTTTGCTATGGCGCCTGGGGATCATCCAGGCCGGCGCGTCAATCGCGTACTGGGCGGCAAATGCGTTCATCCCCGATTATCTGCACGCAATCGGCCGCCACGAAATGATCGCGCCGAGCTTGGCCGTCATCAACCTCGGACAGCTACCCGCATCCTTTGCGACGCTTTTCTTCGCGCAGCGTCTGGCCGGACGGCGTGACGTCTTCTTCTATACCGGTGCGATCGCGATCGCCGGGCTCGGATTATTCATCTTCGTCCCGAACTGGTCCGGAATCGTAGGAATCGGCTTGGTCGGCGCCGCGACTTCTTTTACAATGGTGATGGTGCTCGCGATTCTGCCGATGGCTGCCAAACAAGACGACGTGCATCATCTCACGGCCGGCGTGCTGACGATCAGCTATGGAGCCACGTTCATCGGAAACTTCTTGAGCGGCGTACTGTGGGATACGACGCACGCACCGCTTGCTGCTTTTCTCCCGATCTTCGCCGGCATGCTCGTGCTCGTGGCCGGCGCGATGGGTAAGTGGAAAGTTGCAGTAACATGA
- a CDS encoding transcriptional repressor has product MKPELIEKSRHEDYAASRLAEFTERCRERGLAITPQRLAIIRALLSSAQHPTADAVYETVRQEHPYISRATVHRTLEVLCDAGEARKVTLLHDSARYDGNVAPHHHVVCVRCHRIADVSIPDADERLLNACQSIGDFQVLGASVEIQAVCADCSKASNR; this is encoded by the coding sequence ATGAAACCTGAGCTCATCGAGAAAAGCCGGCACGAAGATTACGCCGCCTCCCGCCTGGCCGAATTCACGGAACGCTGCCGCGAGCGGGGTCTTGCGATCACGCCGCAGCGGCTTGCGATCATCCGGGCCTTGCTCTCCTCGGCACAACATCCGACGGCCGACGCCGTCTATGAGACCGTGCGACAGGAGCATCCGTACATCTCCCGCGCGACCGTTCACCGGACGCTCGAGGTGCTATGCGATGCCGGCGAGGCTCGCAAGGTAACGCTGCTCCACGACAGCGCGCGGTACGACGGAAATGTCGCGCCACACCACCACGTCGTGTGCGTGCGTTGCCACCGGATCGCAGACGTCAGCATTCCGGATGCCGACGAGCGGCTTTTGAATGCGTGCCAAAGCATCGGTGACTTTCAGGTATTGGGCGCTTCCGTCGAGATTCAGGCGGTGTGCGCCGATTGCAGCAAAGCTTCCAACCGGTAA
- a CDS encoding alanine--glyoxylate aminotransferase family protein, protein MERRTTSGKQLLFLPGPVTVAEPVLTAMTRPLVDHRGPEFKRTLERMNSRLRPIFGTRHDILMLGASGTGGLEAAVANLFGPGEKVLAAPVGVFGNRIASIAKMWGADVEIFDTKWGRGVDHRLLAERLRADENSEIKGILLTHNETSTGVANDMHALATAIGKHPALIIVDSVSGMGATPFMMDDWGFDIVVAASQKAFAAPPGLAMVAVSDRAWEKMEKTRSSRYYFDLRRAREFAKIGQTPWTPPISIVYALERALDLYEREGDKKVHQRLSLNAHAIHTFCTAIGLRPFSHSPHHSNTVVAIHSPERVDASAVLQTCRDQGYVLSGGQQQLKGKIFRIGTMGDITRDNVLSMLGAFEDAVDRQGFPVDLGAGVGAAREAFKHGLNSVAL, encoded by the coding sequence ATGGAGCGTCGTACCACGAGCGGCAAGCAGCTTTTGTTCCTACCGGGCCCGGTTACCGTAGCCGAGCCCGTACTGACGGCGATGACGCGTCCGCTCGTCGATCACCGTGGTCCGGAATTCAAACGGACGCTCGAGCGGATGAATTCGCGGTTGCGTCCGATCTTCGGAACGCGCCACGACATTCTGATGCTGGGCGCATCGGGGACGGGCGGCCTCGAGGCCGCAGTCGCAAATCTGTTCGGCCCCGGCGAAAAAGTTTTAGCCGCTCCGGTTGGCGTGTTCGGCAATCGCATCGCATCGATTGCAAAGATGTGGGGCGCCGACGTCGAGATCTTCGACACGAAGTGGGGACGCGGCGTCGATCACCGGTTGCTCGCGGAACGTTTGCGTGCCGACGAGAATTCCGAAATCAAAGGCATCCTGCTGACGCACAATGAGACGTCGACGGGCGTTGCCAACGACATGCACGCGCTCGCGACCGCGATCGGCAAGCATCCCGCACTCATCATCGTCGACAGCGTCAGCGGAATGGGTGCGACGCCGTTCATGATGGACGACTGGGGTTTCGACATCGTTGTCGCTGCGTCGCAAAAAGCGTTTGCCGCACCTCCCGGCCTTGCCATGGTCGCGGTTTCGGATCGTGCCTGGGAGAAGATGGAGAAGACACGCAGCTCGCGTTATTACTTCGACTTGCGCCGCGCACGAGAATTCGCAAAAATAGGACAGACGCCGTGGACGCCGCCGATTTCGATTGTATACGCGCTCGAACGTGCACTCGATCTCTACGAACGTGAAGGCGATAAGAAAGTGCATCAGCGGCTCTCGCTGAACGCGCACGCGATACATACCTTTTGCACCGCGATCGGCTTGCGTCCGTTCTCGCATTCGCCGCATCACTCGAATACGGTCGTTGCCATCCATTCCCCGGAGCGCGTCGATGCGTCGGCCGTGCTTCAGACGTGCCGCGATCAAGGGTACGTGCTCTCCGGCGGTCAGCAGCAGCTCAAGGGCAAGATTTTCCGGATCGGCACGATGGGCGACATCACGCGCGACAACGTGCTCTCGATGCTGGGCGCATTCGAGGACGCAGTCGATCGGCAAGGATTCCCAGTCGACCTCGGCGCCGGCGTCGGAGCCGCGCGCGAGGCCTTCAAACACGGCCTAAACTCGGTTGCTCTTTAG
- a CDS encoding amidohydrolase family protein, translated as MIVDTHVHCSQASSADRPWDSSFDQKKLAGRSWPVEDILAEMHDCGIDRITQVTPGIMGWDNRYSSEIATENDSVVAAFARFDITMPDIAGRLRTLMTMPGLNGVRVTPMSPEERAWFSDGILDEFFTAAEQYSPIVAIYAPHAPNEVISLARRHPDVRILVDHMLLFHGDSEPFRQWHEILGMASAPNLFMKMSNFPEVARDPFPYDSLHARIREAFETFGPERLMWGSNFPNCQRACTLKQAIDYVGALDFLSGDDRRKILGESALAAFGTVSGASWTS; from the coding sequence ATGATCGTTGATACACACGTTCATTGTTCTCAAGCGTCGAGCGCAGATCGTCCTTGGGATAGCAGCTTCGACCAGAAGAAGCTCGCGGGTCGTTCATGGCCGGTAGAAGACATCTTGGCTGAGATGCATGATTGCGGTATAGACCGCATAACCCAGGTAACTCCCGGAATCATGGGGTGGGACAATCGCTACTCATCCGAGATTGCGACGGAGAATGACAGTGTGGTTGCGGCGTTCGCGCGTTTCGATATCACGATGCCGGATATCGCCGGACGATTACGAACGCTTATGACGATGCCGGGACTCAACGGAGTTCGGGTTACGCCGATGTCACCGGAGGAACGCGCGTGGTTTTCGGATGGAATCCTTGACGAATTCTTCACGGCCGCGGAGCAATATTCGCCCATCGTTGCAATCTATGCTCCGCACGCGCCGAATGAGGTGATCTCGTTAGCGCGGCGTCATCCGGACGTACGAATTCTTGTCGATCACATGCTGCTGTTTCACGGTGATTCCGAGCCGTTCCGCCAATGGCACGAAATTCTCGGCATGGCATCGGCGCCGAATCTTTTTATGAAAATGTCGAACTTTCCGGAAGTAGCACGCGATCCGTTTCCTTATGATTCGCTGCATGCTCGCATACGTGAGGCTTTTGAGACATTCGGGCCTGAGCGGCTCATGTGGGGATCGAATTTTCCGAACTGCCAGCGAGCGTGCACCTTGAAACAGGCAATCGATTATGTCGGTGCGTTGGATTTTCTTAGCGGCGACGATCGCAGAAAAATTCTCGGCGAAAGCGCGCTCGCCGCATTCGGCACAGTTAGCGGGGCCTCATGGACAAGCTAA
- a CDS encoding amidohydrolase family protein, translated as MIVDCHVHTRAEFPPGYERTELEVLEGKPWPIDELLAATDAVGIDRVLQVTPGIMGYDNSYSFEAAAQRPDRVIGVLGYFDITKPRLEERLVELMSQPSMNGIRITMEEPEKEEWVTDGKLDAFLKLAPKYSPLVGIYLPDPKALAAVARRHPDVLITADHSTFTLFMTNEQWDRHWQHLPELARLPNVWLKTTLFPESAPPGEKFPFPTSHERFRRLYEEVGGERMIWGSHFPNCHRSCTLPQSMEFFRNLDFIGKDERPAIMGGTLLGLLERTRHK; from the coding sequence GTGATCGTCGATTGCCACGTTCATACGCGCGCCGAGTTTCCACCCGGATACGAACGCACCGAGCTTGAGGTCCTCGAAGGAAAGCCTTGGCCGATTGATGAGCTGCTCGCGGCTACGGACGCGGTCGGTATCGATCGTGTCCTCCAAGTCACACCCGGCATCATGGGTTACGACAACTCATACTCGTTCGAGGCCGCCGCACAACGTCCGGATCGCGTCATCGGCGTGCTGGGCTATTTCGACATAACAAAGCCGCGATTAGAAGAACGCCTTGTCGAGCTGATGTCGCAACCGTCGATGAACGGCATTCGGATTACAATGGAAGAGCCCGAAAAAGAAGAGTGGGTTACCGACGGTAAGCTCGATGCTTTTTTGAAGCTGGCTCCGAAGTACTCGCCTCTCGTCGGAATCTATCTACCGGATCCGAAGGCGCTCGCGGCCGTTGCAAGACGCCATCCGGACGTCTTGATTACGGCCGACCATTCGACATTCACCCTTTTCATGACGAACGAGCAGTGGGATCGTCATTGGCAGCACTTGCCGGAACTTGCGCGTCTCCCGAACGTGTGGCTCAAGACGACGCTCTTTCCTGAATCGGCGCCGCCAGGCGAGAAATTTCCGTTCCCGACCTCGCATGAGCGGTTTCGACGTCTCTACGAAGAGGTCGGCGGCGAGCGCATGATTTGGGGTTCGCACTTTCCCAATTGTCACCGTTCTTGCACGCTGCCTCAATCGATGGAGTTCTTTCGCAACTTGGACTTCATAGGCAAAGACGAACGGCCGGCAATCATGGGCGGCACGCTACTCGGGCTTTTGGAAAGGACTCGCCACAAGTGA
- a CDS encoding phytanoyl-CoA dioxygenase family protein: MNALEEQGYLVIPGFKSSKEVHNLRTHAEAIVDAFDEAGRLRQPKALSINKIGHAMHDLDPVFEDFSHGSALAGVARSAGGGEVRWHQDATYFWTDPISVTTFWFALESADRQNGCLWARFVVENGNTRVPKLDQTPWPTEESAVPLETVPHRRGTPTRCTPSRPMLNTPR; encoded by the coding sequence ATGAACGCTCTCGAAGAGCAAGGGTATCTTGTCATCCCGGGTTTTAAGTCCTCAAAAGAGGTTCACAATCTTCGGACACACGCCGAGGCGATCGTCGATGCGTTCGATGAAGCGGGCCGGCTGCGGCAACCCAAAGCCCTCTCGATCAACAAGATCGGGCACGCGATGCACGATCTCGATCCGGTGTTCGAAGACTTCTCGCACGGCAGCGCGCTTGCCGGCGTCGCCCGCAGCGCCGGCGGCGGCGAAGTTCGCTGGCATCAAGACGCGACGTACTTCTGGACGGATCCAATTTCGGTGACGACGTTCTGGTTCGCGCTCGAGAGCGCCGACCGCCAGAACGGTTGTCTCTGGGCGCGTTTCGTCGTCGAGAATGGCAATACGCGCGTTCCCAAGCTCGATCAAACGCCGTGGCCAACGGAAGAATCCGCGGTACCCCTCGAAACCGTTCCGCATCGTCGCGGCACGCCTACACGCTGCACGCCGTCGAGGCCAATGCTGAATACTCCGCGCTGA